In one window of Hyla sarda isolate aHylSar1 chromosome 1, aHylSar1.hap1, whole genome shotgun sequence DNA:
- the LOC130360909 gene encoding uncharacterized protein LOC130360909 → MGTQEECLEFISFLNQNNVNVRLTHTISPWAVEFLDLRIEVSNGHLETNLYRKSTATNSLLHYSSFHPRHTLRGIPTGQFLRVRRNCSRPQDFKVQALDLTNRFKKRGYPKSIISQAYQRANGIERRALLEGTSKRLEDNTLRFVATYNNQWQDIRKILGENWNILLSDNQVRNVIPERPMLVSRRAPNLRDLLTRSHFQRPTRTLGRGFKHHGSYPCGDCTACQFMTPKQEFTNPRNGKSYHLKNYINCKTSQVIYTIICPCGKLYVGQTGQQLRKRIQKHLSTIALARRDKDRFKTLTTVANHFLEHHGGRPYGLQVIGLERIMTNMRGGPITQRLLQVESKWIFELGTVSPWGMNEDLLFTGFLGRRSFRHFPVGMT, encoded by the exons ATGG GTACACAGGAAGAATGTTTGGaatttatttcttttcttaatCAGAACAACGTCAATGTAAGACTGACGCACACTATCTCCCCTTGGGCAGTGGAATTTCTGGATCTTCGAATAGAGGTGAGCAACGGGCATTTAGAGACCAATCTATACCGGAAGAGCACAGCTACCAATAGTTTGCTGCATTACTCCTCTTTTCACCCTAGACACACCTTGAGGGGGATCCCTACCGGACAATTTCTGCGTGTGAGAAGAAACTGTAGCCGACCCCAAGATTTCAAAGTACAGGCTTTGGACCTTACTAACAGATTCAAAAAGAGGGGATACCCGAAAAGTATTATATCCCAGGCCTACCAAAGGGCTAATGGCATTGAGAGAAGAGCACTCCTTGAGGGGACTTCTAAAAGACTGGAGGATAATACTCTAAGATTTGTGGCCACATATAACAACCAGTGGCAGGATATCAGGAAGATATTAGGTGAGAACTGGAACATTTTGCTATCAGATAACCAGGTCAGAAATGTGATACCTGAGAGACCAATGTTGGTCTCAAGAAGAGCGCCAAACTTGAGGGATTTATTAACAAGGAGCCACTTTCAGAGACCCACAAGAACTCTAGGCCGGGGTTTCAAACATCATGGATCATATCCGTGTGGAGATTGTACTGCCTGTCAATTTATGACACCTAAGCAAGAATTTACCAATCCACGAAATGGAAAAAGCTACCATCTAAAAAATTACATCAACTGTAAAACATCACAGGTCATATATACCATCATTTGCCCTTGTGGTAAACTATATGTGGGACAAACAGGACAACAGCTTAGAAAAAGAATACAGAAGCATCTATCCACCATAGCATTGGCTCGTCGAGATAAAGACAGATTCAAAACCCTGACAACCGTGGCAAACCACTTTTTGGAACATCATGGAGGACGCCCATATGGCTTACAGGTTATCGGCTTGGAAAGAATTATGACAAATATGAGAGGAGGACCCATTACCCAAAGATTACTACAAGTAGAATCCAAATGGATTTTCGAATTGGGAACAGTGTCTCCCTGGGGCATGAACGAGGACCTACTGTTTACTGGCTTTTTGG GTCGACGATCATTCAGGCACTTTCCAGTAGGGATGACTTAA